A portion of the Thermodesulfobacteriota bacterium genome contains these proteins:
- the rfaE2 gene encoding D-glycero-beta-D-manno-heptose 1-phosphate adenylyltransferase, producing the protein MLPALHRKVLPLSALLAEIAPRRRAGERVVFTNGCFDLLHPGHVTYLEAARDLGDLLVVGLNSDESVRRLKGPARPILPQADRAAVLAGLRSVDYVVVFEEDTPLRLIEALLPHVLVKGGDWAVDRIVGREAVEAAGGRVAALPFVEGRSTTGIVERVLERCGLGQGP; encoded by the coding sequence ATGCTGCCTGCCCTGCACCGAAAGGTCCTCCCCCTGTCCGCGCTCCTGGCGGAGATCGCTCCCCGGCGGCGCGCCGGAGAGCGGGTCGTCTTCACCAACGGCTGCTTCGACCTGCTCCACCCGGGGCACGTCACGTACCTGGAGGCGGCCCGGGATCTCGGGGACCTCCTGGTGGTGGGCCTGAACTCCGACGAGAGCGTGCGCCGCCTCAAGGGCCCCGCCCGCCCCATCCTCCCCCAGGCCGACCGGGCCGCCGTGCTCGCGGGGCTGCGCAGCGTGGACTACGTGGTGGTCTTCGAAGAGGACACGCCCCTTCGCCTCATCGAGGCCCTGCTCCCCCACGTGCTCGTCAAGGGCGGGGACTGGGCGGTGGACCGGATCGTGGGGCGGGAAGCCGTGGAAGCGGCGGGCGGCCGGGTGGCGGCGCTACCCTTCGTGGAGGGCCGCTCCACCACCGGCATCGTGGAGCGGGTGCTGGAGCGGTGCGGGCTCGGGCAGGGGCCGTAG